The following coding sequences are from one Eptesicus fuscus isolate TK198812 chromosome 7, DD_ASM_mEF_20220401, whole genome shotgun sequence window:
- the CBX5 gene encoding chromobox protein homolog 5: MGKKTKRTADSSSSEDEEEYVVEKVLDRRVVKGQVEYLLKWKGFSEEHNTWEPEKNLDCPELISEFMKKYKKMKEGENNKPREKSETNKRKSSFSNSTDDIKSKKKREQSNDIARGFERGLEPEKIIGATDSCGDLMFLMKWKDTDEADLVLAKEANVKCPQIVIAFYEERLTWHAYPEDAENKEKETAKS, from the exons ATGGGAAAGAAAACCAAGCGAACAGCTGACAGTTCTTCTTCAGAGGATGAGGAGGAATACGTCGTGGAGAAGGTGCTAGATAGGCGTGTGGTTAAGGGGCAAGTGGAATATCTACTGAAGTGGAAAGGCTTTTCTGA GGAGCACAATACTTGGGAACCTGAGAAAAATTTGGATTGCCCTGAGCTAATTTCTGAGTTTATGAAAAAGTATAAGAAGATGAAGGAGGGTGAAAATAACAAACCCAGGGAGAAGTCAGAAACTAACAAGAGGAAATCCAGTTTCTCGAACAGTACTGATGATATCAAatccaaaaaaaagagagag CAAAGCAATGATATTGCTCGGGGCTTTGAGAGAGGACTGGAACCAGAAAAGATCATTGGGGCGACAGATTCCTGTGGCGATTTAATGTTCCTAATGAAATG GAAAGACACAGATGAAGCAGACCTGGTTCTTGCAAAAGAAGCTAATGTAAAATGTCCACAGATTGTGATAGCATTTTATGAAGAGAGACTGACGTGGCATGCATATCCTGAGGATgcggaaaacaaagagaaagaaacagcaaagAGCTAA